The Terriglobia bacterium DNA window CTGCCCACCGAGGCGAATAGTCCGACCAGCGTGCCCACCCCCGAGCTGTCGATGTAGTTCACGTGCGATAAGTTCAAAACGATTCGCTTCGATTCGTTCAGCAGGTCCTTCACCTGTTGGCGGAGGAACGCGGTCTCGTCGCCGAACACGATGCGGCCGCTGCAGTCCACGATGAGCGCGTTCCCGAAGGTCCGCGTGCTGGTTTGTAGCAACATGGTGGATCCTCCCTCGCGCCTCTGAAAGGCCGCTGATCCTTCGCTTCCAGGCCACTCAACCTATCGCTGCGCGAGTTCTTTGGCAAGCTTTCTCGATGAGCTTGCGCTGTCGTTCCTTAACGGCCCGCGCAGCCGGCGTAACCCCAGAGTGCGCCGCTAGGATCCTGTTAGCGCCTGCAAGGCTTGCTCGGCTTCCGCGTACGATTGCACGAGCGAAAGCAGCCTGCTGGTCTCCAGAATCTCGTGGACCCGAGGGCTGAGACCGGCCAGTGCCAGCTTGGCGTGGCTTGTCAGGGTGGAAGCATAGATGGCGAACAGTGTGCCCACGCCGGCGCTATCCACGTAGGGCACATCCCTCAGGTCGAGTAACACCAGGCGTCCATCCGTCAGCAGCCCTTTCGTGTGGATGTGCAGTTCGGTGGCTTGCTCCCCGAAGGCGATTGGGCCGGAACAGGACACCACCGCCACTCTTCCCACCATGCGAGTCTCGAACTTCAGCGCCATCGCGGACTTCCTATCGGGCGGGGGGCATCATACTCCTCCCCGCCCGCGGGGCCCCGCTCCAACGGTCTCCAGACATGTGGCCGCGTCTTCACCGCATAGTTTCGCCCCCCTGACCTGTACCTTGACGCTGAAGAATTCTCCAGCAGCGCACGTGGATCGCGAGTGAGAAGGTCTGTTTGCGACAGCCATCCTGTTCTATGCAGTGACCCGTTCGGCGTTCGCAACCGCAAATCAAGAAAGCCGCCCCGAAGGGCGGCTTAAGGCTTGGGTGAACGTTTGTGATTAACGGGCGAACTTGCGGCGGATCGCGCCGGCAAGCCCGAACAGACCGGTGCCGAATAGCATGATCGTGCCCGGCTCCGGCACTTCTCCTGGGATCGGCTGA harbors:
- a CDS encoding STAS domain-containing protein; protein product: MLLQTSTRTFGNALIVDCSGRIVFGDETAFLRQQVKDLLNESKRIVLNLSHVNYIDSSGVGTLVGLFASVGSAGGEIKLAGLTGRVKDVLAITKLGTVFETFPTAEEAASSFNPAAG
- a CDS encoding STAS domain-containing protein gives rise to the protein MALKFETRMVGRVAVVSCSGPIAFGEQATELHIHTKGLLTDGRLVLLDLRDVPYVDSAGVGTLFAIYASTLTSHAKLALAGLSPRVHEILETSRLLSLVQSYAEAEQALQALTGS